A genomic stretch from Corynebacterium faecale includes:
- a CDS encoding SPFH domain-containing protein, with the protein MLYTAPSATEALIVTGGVTRRTPEKPFKIVAGRGVFWIPLFQQVRKLNLGTYSVDVRITAQTAQKIDINVAANAIFRVDPSEEGIISAARYIEKSDAEIEDIIRKEFDGETRSLIGQMSVEDIITDRMALASEVITNITPKLLSMGWKVDSFQISSITDDNNHIANLSKPELARVEQAAAIAQAEANARVIEKEQEAERLTSQYRRDTDLQVSENTKETAKARAEAEQSGPKAEAEARIEVEEKLSLLAAAQAKRREAELETEVIKPAEAAARERLITAEADAEAQRKLAASIASEKGILLEKEMLDNLPAIMESLSGALSNGKLTFLGDGEDFNSLIARLVGTASTLRDTLGEASQEITDGRGAGDVQAR; encoded by the coding sequence ATGCTTTATACCGCCCCTTCTGCAACCGAAGCCCTCATCGTCACCGGAGGCGTCACCAGGCGTACTCCGGAGAAGCCCTTCAAAATCGTCGCAGGCCGTGGCGTGTTCTGGATCCCCCTCTTTCAGCAGGTCAGAAAACTGAACCTGGGAACCTACAGCGTGGATGTCCGCATCACCGCGCAGACCGCCCAGAAGATCGACATCAATGTGGCTGCCAACGCCATCTTCCGCGTTGACCCCTCCGAGGAGGGCATCATCTCTGCGGCCCGGTATATCGAGAAGTCGGATGCTGAAATCGAGGACATCATCCGCAAGGAGTTCGACGGCGAGACCCGCAGCCTGATCGGCCAGATGTCGGTGGAGGACATCATCACCGACCGCATGGCACTGGCCAGCGAAGTGATCACCAACATCACGCCGAAGCTGTTGAGCATGGGCTGGAAGGTGGATAGTTTCCAGATCTCCTCCATCACCGATGACAACAACCACATCGCCAACCTTTCCAAGCCGGAGCTCGCGCGTGTGGAGCAGGCGGCAGCCATCGCCCAGGCGGAGGCCAATGCCCGGGTCATTGAGAAGGAACAGGAAGCCGAGCGGCTCACATCGCAATATCGTCGTGACACTGATCTGCAGGTGTCAGAGAACACCAAGGAGACCGCGAAAGCCCGCGCCGAGGCGGAGCAGTCAGGCCCCAAGGCGGAAGCAGAGGCCCGCATTGAGGTGGAGGAGAAGCTGAGCCTGTTGGCTGCTGCCCAGGCCAAACGACGCGAAGCTGAGCTGGAAACTGAGGTGATCAAACCCGCTGAGGCAGCAGCCCGTGAGCGCCTCATCACTGCGGAAGCAGATGCTGAGGCGCAGCGGAAGCTGGCCGCCTCCATCGCCTCTGAGAAGGGGATCCTCCTGGAGAAGGAGATGCTGGATAACCTGCCGGCCATCATGGAATCACTGTCCGGTGCGCTGTCCAACGGCAAGCTCACGTTCCTGGGTGATGGCGAGGACTTCAACTCATTGATCGCCAGGCTCGTGGGCACCGCCAGTACGTTGCGTGACACCTTGGGTGAGGCTTCCCAGGAGATCACCGATGGCCGCGGCGCAGGGGATGTCCAGGCTAGATAA
- a CDS encoding DUF3618 domain-containing protein, translating to MARNIEDIQRDIERTRRQLASTLDELADRSKPANLVDDAKTQATAKLQEPEIQKILLGVAGAVVGVVLLSVIRSRKKSKDLKEIQRLLSER from the coding sequence GTGGCACGCAACATTGAAGACATCCAGCGCGACATCGAACGCACCCGCCGTCAGCTAGCCAGCACCCTTGATGAGCTGGCTGACCGCAGCAAGCCGGCTAATCTTGTCGACGATGCCAAGACCCAGGCCACCGCGAAACTGCAGGAGCCTGAAATCCAGAAGATTCTTCTGGGTGTCGCCGGTGCCGTGGTAGGCGTGGTCCTGCTCAGCGTCATCCGCAGCCGCAAGAAGTCCAAGGACCTCAAGGAGATCCAGCGTCTGCTCTCTGAGCGCTAG
- a CDS encoding nicotinamidase, which produces MSRALILVDVQKDFCPGGSLATGRGDEVAGLLGAFQLSHPDQFDAVVATQDWHIDPGDHFSDNPDFIDSWPVHCVADSEGAAMHDKIRTDLIDEFFRKGQHSAAYSGFEGTAVSDDSSLSDWLQSRGITDVDIAGIATEHCVRATALDALKAGLKVRVLTGFCSAVDVPAGDAALEEMHTAGAELI; this is translated from the coding sequence ATGTCTCGTGCACTGATCCTTGTTGATGTTCAAAAAGATTTCTGCCCTGGCGGATCCCTCGCTACCGGTCGCGGTGATGAGGTCGCGGGGTTACTCGGGGCCTTCCAACTCTCCCACCCCGATCAATTCGATGCGGTGGTGGCCACACAGGACTGGCACATCGATCCGGGCGATCACTTCTCGGACAATCCCGATTTCATCGATTCCTGGCCTGTCCACTGCGTCGCCGATTCTGAGGGCGCCGCCATGCATGACAAAATCCGCACGGATCTGATCGACGAGTTCTTCCGCAAGGGGCAGCACTCGGCCGCCTATTCCGGTTTCGAGGGCACCGCCGTCAGCGATGATTCTTCCCTGTCCGACTGGCTGCAGTCCCGCGGGATCACTGATGTTGATATCGCAGGGATCGCCACCGAACACTGCGTCCGCGCCACCGCACTGGATGCCCTGAAGGCCGGGCTGAAGGTCAGGGTGCTCACCGGTTTCTGTTCAGCCGTGGACGTGCCGGCGGGCGATGCTGCCCTGGAGGAGATGCACACCGCCGGCGCCGAACTTATCTAG
- a CDS encoding TetR/AcrR family transcriptional regulator, producing MTPTSRESDTVDASPDGTEILVPRRRPAQQRSRERFNRILTAARSVLVDLGFESFTFDEVAKRAEVPIGTLYQFFANKYVLICELDRVDNAEAVAELKKFSEQVPALQWPDILDEFIDHLAGLWREDPSRRAVWHAIQSTPATRATAAATEKEMLEIIAGVMKPLARGASYEERMSLAGLLVHTVSSLLNYAVRDIGTGPEYDEAFESITEEIKRMLISYLFSVATG from the coding sequence ATGACCCCCACCAGTAGAGAATCAGATACGGTTGACGCCTCCCCCGACGGAACAGAAATCCTGGTTCCGCGGCGTCGCCCAGCCCAGCAACGGAGCCGGGAGCGGTTCAACCGCATCCTCACCGCGGCCCGTTCGGTACTGGTTGATCTCGGTTTTGAGTCCTTCACCTTTGATGAGGTGGCCAAGCGTGCAGAGGTGCCCATCGGCACGCTCTACCAGTTCTTCGCCAACAAGTATGTGCTCATCTGCGAGCTGGACCGCGTGGACAACGCGGAAGCTGTCGCCGAGCTGAAGAAGTTCTCCGAACAGGTCCCGGCACTGCAGTGGCCGGATATCCTCGATGAGTTCATTGACCACCTCGCCGGTCTGTGGCGCGAGGACCCCTCCCGCCGCGCGGTATGGCACGCCATCCAATCCACACCTGCCACCCGTGCCACGGCCGCCGCCACCGAGAAGGAGATGCTGGAGATCATCGCCGGTGTGATGAAGCCGCTGGCCCGCGGTGCCTCCTATGAGGAGCGCATGTCCCTGGCTGGCCTGCTCGTGCACACCGTGAGTTCCCTGCTCAACTACGCGGTGCGTGACATCGGAACCGGGCCCGAATATGACGAGGCCTTTGAATCCATCACGGAGGAGATCAAGCGGATGCTCATCTCCTATCTCTTCTCTGTAGCTACCGGATAG
- a CDS encoding DHA2 family efflux MFS transporter permease subunit, which produces MTSSQTSTETATIPKPVVIILAVLVFTAFVMMLNETTLAVALPAIMADYSIEANTAQWLLTGFMLTMAVVLPATGWILERFTTRVVFIFATIIFLIGTVIAALAPTFPILLGARVAQAIGTAVIMPLLMTVAMTVVPVPRRGAVMGLIAVVMAVGPALGPSVAGVILSFASWHMIFWVMVPLVGLAAVVGAVKIGNVSEPQSTPFDVLSLVLSAFAFGGLVYALSSIGAILDGGEAARNALIILAVGVISLAVFVWRQLSLAKVDRALLDLRPLAIRNFSIPLIVLLALFGALLGVMNTLPLYMQGSLLVSALVTGLVLLPGGLLEGVLSPFVGRIYDRRGPRALVIGGMIAVVVSLFWLSTVDDNTGVGMLVAVHVIFSVGLALLFTPLITTALGSVPQHLYGHGSAIMNTLQQLAGAAGTAVMIAVYSTVSQSAISSGATEQVALADGANSAFFACACVAVVALAFSLFIRPVPAQGNEAE; this is translated from the coding sequence ATGACCTCCAGTCAGACCAGTACTGAAACTGCCACGATCCCCAAGCCTGTTGTGATCATCCTCGCCGTGCTCGTGTTCACGGCGTTTGTGATGATGCTCAATGAAACCACCCTGGCTGTGGCGCTGCCTGCCATCATGGCGGACTATTCCATTGAGGCGAACACCGCCCAGTGGCTGCTCACCGGGTTCATGCTCACCATGGCCGTGGTCCTGCCCGCCACCGGATGGATCCTGGAGAGATTCACCACCCGTGTGGTCTTCATTTTCGCCACCATCATCTTCCTGATCGGCACCGTCATCGCCGCACTGGCACCGACCTTCCCCATCCTGCTCGGGGCACGCGTGGCACAGGCGATCGGCACCGCCGTGATCATGCCCCTGTTGATGACCGTGGCCATGACGGTGGTGCCCGTTCCGCGCCGGGGTGCGGTGATGGGATTGATCGCCGTGGTCATGGCCGTTGGTCCTGCATTGGGGCCATCCGTGGCCGGTGTGATCCTGAGTTTCGCGTCCTGGCACATGATCTTCTGGGTGATGGTGCCGCTGGTGGGTCTCGCGGCGGTGGTGGGTGCAGTCAAAATCGGTAACGTCAGCGAGCCACAGTCCACCCCCTTCGATGTGTTGTCCCTGGTGCTCTCTGCCTTCGCCTTCGGTGGTCTTGTCTATGCACTGAGTTCAATCGGTGCGATCCTGGACGGCGGGGAGGCCGCACGCAACGCCCTGATCATCCTGGCCGTTGGTGTGATCTCACTGGCGGTCTTCGTGTGGCGCCAGTTGTCGTTGGCCAAGGTGGACCGCGCACTGCTGGACCTGCGGCCCCTGGCCATCCGCAATTTCTCCATTCCCCTGATCGTGTTGCTGGCCTTGTTCGGTGCACTGCTCGGCGTGATGAACACCCTCCCGCTCTATATGCAGGGCTCCCTCCTGGTCTCCGCTCTGGTCACCGGCCTGGTGCTGCTGCCCGGCGGGCTCCTGGAAGGGGTGCTCTCACCGTTTGTGGGCCGGATCTATGATCGTCGGGGTCCACGGGCCCTGGTGATCGGCGGCATGATCGCAGTGGTGGTGTCACTATTCTGGCTGTCCACCGTGGATGACAACACCGGTGTGGGCATGCTGGTGGCCGTCCACGTGATCTTCTCCGTCGGCCTGGCACTGCTGTTCACCCCGCTGATCACCACCGCACTCGGCTCGGTGCCTCAACACCTCTACGGCCACGGTTCAGCGATCATGAACACCCTCCAGCAGCTCGCCGGCGCCGCCGGCACCGCCGTCATGATCGCGGTTTACAGCACAGTCAGCCAGTCGGCCATCTCCAGCGGTGCGACGGAACAGGTGGCGCTTGCTGACGGTGCGAACTCAGCCTTCTTCGCCTGTGCCTGCGTGGCAGTGGTTGCGCTGGCGTTCTCCCTGTTCATCCGCCCGGTTCCCGCCCAGGGGAATGAGGCAGAATAG
- the uxaC gene encoding glucuronate isomerase: MSTSHAAHPDRLLPADPGTRDIARRLLTYVEDLPIISPHGHLEASMFVKDEAFADPTSLLISPDHYLTRILHSAGVDLADLRVGGTEGSSPREAWRIFASHWDLYTGTATGYWVEQEFEHVFGINPDLLSSANADDIYDQLSEILAKPDFRPRALAEQFNLEILATTDDPLDDLKDHKALAEDPTFSPRVLPTFRPDAYTKMYNPGWAEKTTRLIDTAGDGKSGWEGYLQAMRNRRQYFIDHGATSADHGMHNTDTTPLSHEDAQRLLDKGFAGTATREEMLAFEANTTYRFAEMCQDDGLVMTIHPGVYRNHSASAQDRFGNDIGADIPFQLEYTNGLRPLLSDFGENPDFHFVMFTIDETAFSREIAPLAGYYPAAYAGAPWWFIDEIDAMNRFRSSTTGTTGFSRYSGFIDDTRAYCSIPARHNTSRRVEANYLARLVAEHRISEERASDIIVDLIDASPRRVFKL, encoded by the coding sequence ATGAGTACTTCACACGCCGCACACCCGGACAGGCTCCTGCCCGCGGATCCCGGAACCCGCGATATCGCCCGCCGGCTCCTCACCTATGTTGAGGATCTTCCGATCATCTCCCCCCATGGCCATCTCGAAGCCTCAATGTTTGTCAAGGATGAGGCCTTCGCCGACCCCACGTCACTGCTCATCAGCCCTGACCATTACCTGACCCGCATCCTGCACTCAGCAGGGGTGGATCTGGCGGATCTGCGTGTTGGGGGCACCGAAGGTTCCTCCCCGCGTGAGGCCTGGCGGATCTTCGCCTCCCACTGGGATCTCTACACCGGCACCGCCACAGGTTATTGGGTGGAGCAGGAGTTCGAGCACGTCTTCGGCATCAACCCCGATCTGCTCAGCTCCGCGAATGCCGATGACATCTATGATCAGCTCTCCGAGATTCTGGCCAAGCCGGACTTCCGTCCCCGTGCGCTGGCGGAGCAGTTCAACCTGGAGATCCTCGCCACCACCGATGATCCACTCGATGACCTGAAGGATCACAAGGCACTCGCGGAGGACCCCACCTTCTCCCCACGCGTTCTTCCCACCTTCCGCCCGGATGCCTACACCAAGATGTACAACCCCGGCTGGGCGGAGAAAACCACCAGGCTGATTGACACCGCAGGTGACGGTAAGTCCGGCTGGGAAGGGTACCTGCAGGCGATGCGCAACCGTCGTCAGTACTTCATCGACCACGGTGCAACCTCAGCTGACCACGGCATGCACAACACCGATACCACCCCGCTGTCCCATGAGGATGCCCAGCGTCTTCTGGACAAGGGCTTCGCCGGCACCGCCACCCGGGAGGAGATGCTGGCCTTCGAGGCGAACACCACCTACCGTTTCGCGGAGATGTGCCAGGATGACGGCCTGGTCATGACCATCCACCCGGGCGTCTACCGCAACCACTCCGCATCCGCGCAGGACCGTTTCGGCAATGACATCGGCGCTGACATCCCCTTCCAATTGGAATACACCAATGGTCTACGGCCACTGCTGTCTGATTTCGGTGAGAACCCGGACTTCCACTTCGTGATGTTCACCATCGACGAAACAGCCTTCTCCCGTGAGATCGCTCCACTGGCCGGGTATTACCCAGCCGCCTACGCGGGCGCACCGTGGTGGTTCATCGACGAGATTGACGCCATGAACCGTTTCCGTTCCTCCACAACTGGTACCACCGGTTTCTCCCGTTACTCCGGATTCATCGATGACACCCGCGCCTACTGCTCCATCCCGGCGCGACACAACACCTCGCGCCGCGTGGAGGCCAACTACCTGGCCCGACTTGTTGCCGAGCACCGTATCTCAGAGGAACGCGCTTCCGACATCATCGTCGATCTGATCGACGCATCCCCGAGAAGGGTCTTCAAACTATGA
- the bcp gene encoding thioredoxin-dependent thiol peroxidase: MTDAQRLDTGDTPPAFTLPNDSGSTTSLSDFAGERVVVYFYPKANTPGCTKEACDFRDSLTQLNDLGIKVIGISPDPVDKLVKFREDHQLNFPLLSDENKEVMTAWGAFGEKKNYGKIVQGVIRSTFVIEADGTVGVAKYNVRATGHVARILRDLEAA, from the coding sequence ATGACTGATGCGCAGCGCCTTGATACCGGAGACACCCCACCAGCCTTCACCCTCCCGAATGATTCGGGTTCCACCACCTCACTGAGCGACTTCGCCGGTGAGCGCGTGGTGGTGTACTTCTACCCGAAGGCTAACACCCCGGGTTGCACCAAGGAGGCCTGCGATTTCCGTGACTCCCTCACCCAGCTCAATGATCTGGGTATCAAGGTCATCGGTATCTCACCGGATCCGGTGGACAAGCTGGTGAAGTTCCGCGAGGATCATCAGCTCAACTTCCCGCTCCTCTCTGATGAGAACAAGGAGGTCATGACCGCGTGGGGTGCCTTCGGAGAGAAGAAGAACTACGGCAAGATCGTCCAGGGCGTTATCCGCTCCACCTTCGTCATCGAGGCTGATGGCACCGTGGGTGTGGCCAAGTACAATGTCCGTGCCACCGGTCATGTCGCCCGTATCCTGCGCGACCTTGAGGCTGCGTAA
- a CDS encoding gluconokinase, with product MTDTTGMKIVVMGVSGCGKSTVGEHLAAELGIEYKDGDVLHPQSNIDKMASGQALDDDDRAWWLVQIGKWLRDRENGVIACSALKRSYRDLIRTKAPGTIFVHLHGDYDLLLSRMDSREDHFMPSTLLDSQFETLEPLAEDEDAKVFDIANSVDQIVAEAAAWIRSKN from the coding sequence ATGACGGACACCACCGGCATGAAAATCGTGGTCATGGGTGTCTCCGGCTGTGGCAAGTCCACCGTGGGTGAGCATCTCGCCGCTGAACTCGGCATTGAATACAAGGACGGTGACGTTCTCCACCCACAGTCAAACATTGACAAGATGGCATCCGGCCAGGCGCTGGACGATGATGACCGCGCCTGGTGGCTTGTTCAGATCGGCAAGTGGCTCCGCGACCGGGAGAACGGTGTCATCGCCTGCTCCGCCCTCAAGCGTTCCTACCGCGACCTCATCCGCACCAAGGCCCCCGGCACCATCTTCGTCCACCTCCACGGCGATTATGACCTGCTGCTCTCCCGCATGGATTCCCGCGAGGACCACTTCATGCCGTCCACCCTCCTGGATTCCCAGTTCGAGACCCTGGAGCCACTCGCGGAGGATGAGGACGCCAAGGTGTTCGACATCGCCAATTCAGTTGATCAGATCGTCGCCGAGGCCGCGGCCTGGATCCGCTCAAAGAACTAA
- a CDS encoding glycoside-pentoside-hexuronide (GPH):cation symporter translates to MATKLKTPPDGGPGKKAGTLPNHRVLTYALGDVANNLTFMMTSMFLMVYMTEIAGLSAGIAGMIYGVTKIWAGAADLIAGQTVDRFDTRWGRLRPWILFGSTPLAIVFVLLFSAPAGLGGTAVVAWILLFDAAYQLAYSFVNIPYGSLSAAMTQDPVDRSKLSGARSVTSALSGVILSAVVAPQFADTTADGVRLRFTITCLILGVIAVTLYLICFANSREVVPRGQGKISFKSTFSMIRQNRPLIILCSGTFFLLSAMFTMNAVGMYYARDVLGNAAWFTWLMAAQTVGSILIATMVPSITVRIGKRNGFVMLAVAAVIGYTLIFFIPGGTLSLAIVAWFFLGVGTGGTNALIFSMQADTVDYGEWNSGIRAEGGSYSVLSFIRKCGQGVGGWLGGAIIAGFGYVSMAAEQSDSAIQGIRVATGATPAILAIIALLIMLLYKLDADAHSRVIDDLNERRMQSAVADQHGVSTDRVRITQTGDGRTTTIRPPEDDHPPIVTIFGQRGSGASDIAPMLAEKLGVPYIGQKFSSDTLAQVDKKDLISDNSFNRLLRTISFGSTQDADMAAASDLSANRQIAQENTENVLMSVKDGGVMLGRNGALVLGPVFGTLHVRLVAPLGKRVERVIYKTGLSASEATEQCHLEDRLREEMSWALYRWNPNRDEDYDLVLNTASMTYEQIVDVIVEAYRGKYPEKSAELPPAETPEV, encoded by the coding sequence GTGGCAACGAAGTTGAAAACCCCGCCTGACGGCGGGCCCGGCAAGAAGGCCGGAACACTACCTAATCACCGTGTGCTCACCTATGCTCTCGGCGATGTGGCGAACAACCTGACGTTCATGATGACGTCGATGTTCCTCATGGTCTACATGACGGAAATCGCCGGACTGTCGGCAGGTATCGCCGGCATGATCTACGGTGTCACGAAGATCTGGGCCGGTGCTGCCGACCTGATCGCCGGTCAGACCGTGGACCGTTTTGATACCCGCTGGGGTAGGTTGCGCCCGTGGATACTCTTCGGCAGTACCCCCCTGGCTATTGTCTTCGTCCTGCTGTTCAGTGCTCCAGCAGGCCTGGGCGGTACTGCAGTTGTCGCCTGGATCCTGCTCTTCGATGCGGCGTACCAGCTCGCATACTCGTTTGTGAACATTCCTTATGGCTCACTGTCTGCAGCCATGACACAGGATCCGGTTGATCGTTCCAAGCTCTCCGGTGCACGTTCGGTGACATCCGCGCTCAGTGGAGTGATCCTTTCCGCCGTCGTCGCACCGCAGTTCGCCGACACCACAGCTGATGGTGTCCGCCTCAGGTTCACCATCACCTGCCTGATCCTCGGTGTCATCGCGGTCACCCTTTACCTGATCTGTTTTGCCAACTCGCGTGAGGTTGTCCCACGTGGCCAGGGCAAGATTTCCTTCAAATCCACGTTCAGCATGATTCGTCAGAATCGCCCGCTGATCATTCTCTGCTCTGGCACTTTCTTCCTGCTCTCCGCCATGTTCACCATGAACGCGGTGGGTATGTACTATGCCCGCGATGTCCTCGGTAATGCTGCCTGGTTCACCTGGCTGATGGCCGCACAGACGGTTGGTTCCATTCTTATCGCAACAATGGTTCCATCCATCACGGTCCGTATTGGTAAGCGCAATGGTTTTGTGATGCTGGCGGTGGCAGCGGTCATCGGTTATACCCTGATCTTCTTCATCCCCGGCGGCACCTTGAGTCTTGCCATCGTCGCCTGGTTCTTCCTCGGTGTGGGCACCGGTGGCACCAACGCACTGATCTTCTCCATGCAGGCCGATACCGTGGACTATGGCGAATGGAATTCCGGTATCCGTGCTGAGGGTGGCTCCTATTCTGTCCTGTCCTTCATCCGTAAATGTGGACAGGGTGTGGGCGGCTGGTTGGGTGGTGCCATCATCGCTGGATTTGGTTATGTTTCCATGGCCGCAGAGCAGTCCGATTCCGCAATTCAGGGAATCCGTGTCGCCACCGGTGCCACCCCGGCGATCCTGGCGATCATCGCGCTGCTGATCATGCTGCTCTACAAGTTGGATGCCGACGCCCACAGCAGGGTCATCGATGACCTGAACGAGCGCCGCATGCAGTCTGCTGTGGCGGATCAGCATGGTGTGTCCACTGACCGCGTGCGCATCACCCAGACCGGTGACGGCCGCACCACCACGATCCGTCCCCCGGAGGATGATCACCCACCGATTGTCACCATCTTCGGCCAGCGTGGTTCCGGTGCCTCGGATATCGCCCCGATGCTCGCGGAGAAACTCGGTGTGCCATATATCGGGCAGAAGTTCAGTTCTGACACGCTCGCCCAGGTGGATAAGAAGGACCTGATCTCCGACAACAGTTTCAACCGTCTGCTGCGCACCATCTCCTTCGGTTCCACCCAGGACGCGGATATGGCTGCGGCGTCCGATCTGTCCGCCAACCGTCAGATCGCCCAGGAGAACACTGAGAATGTTCTCATGTCGGTGAAGGATGGCGGAGTGATGCTGGGCCGCAACGGTGCCCTGGTACTGGGTCCCGTCTTCGGTACTCTGCATGTCCGGCTGGTCGCCCCGCTGGGTAAGCGCGTGGAGCGCGTGATCTACAAGACAGGGTTGTCCGCCTCGGAGGCCACCGAGCAGTGCCATCTGGAGGATCGTCTCCGCGAGGAGATGTCCTGGGCTCTGTACCGGTGGAATCCGAACAGGGACGAGGACTATGACCTGGTGCTCAACACCGCCTCCATGACCTATGAACAGATCGTGGATGTGATCGTGGAGGCCTACCGGGGTAAGTATCCGGAGAAGTCCGCGGAGCTTCCTCCTGCTGAAACACCCGAGGTTTAA
- the acpS gene encoding holo-ACP synthase AcpS, which produces MITIGTDLVHIPAFAEQLAQPGSSFMDVFGPGERRLASTRLGSRNAEHLAGRWAAKEAFIKAWSQAIYGQPPVIAEEDVQWALIEVRADRWGRVALHVAPSLDTQVRGSIGDYTTALSISHDGDYATAVCVLTIR; this is translated from the coding sequence ATGATCACGATCGGAACCGACCTCGTCCACATCCCGGCATTCGCTGAACAGCTGGCACAACCCGGAAGCTCCTTCATGGATGTATTCGGGCCGGGGGAGCGCAGATTGGCATCAACACGCCTGGGCAGCCGCAACGCCGAACACCTGGCAGGGCGCTGGGCAGCCAAGGAAGCCTTCATCAAGGCCTGGTCGCAGGCCATCTACGGGCAGCCGCCCGTGATCGCGGAGGAGGATGTGCAGTGGGCTCTGATCGAGGTCCGCGCCGACCGTTGGGGGCGGGTGGCACTGCATGTGGCACCGTCCCTGGATACCCAGGTGCGGGGGAGTATCGGTGACTACACCACGGCGCTGAGCATCAGCCACGACGGGGATTACGCCACCGCCGTGTGTGTGCTCACTATCCGGTAG
- a CDS encoding mannitol dehydrogenase family protein, translating to MTTPLNRANADVPRSAPARLVHLGLGAFHRAHQIWYTQNAETNPDQPEWGYVSFTGRGTGVADALAPQDGLYTLVTRSGDGDSPELITSLVEAQPASNLVRLVELMADPQVAVVSMTVTEAGYHLNAADELDTGGADVQQDIAALTSAQGDTRVEELATAAGRIVYGLAARRAAGVGGLAVMSCDNIAANGDTTRASILGMADQVDRDLAAWIRENVTFPSTSIDRITPATEAALITEVEAQTGFHDAAPVVTEPFASWIIEGDFPAGRPAWENAGVQFVDDIEQFERRKLWLLNGSHSLMAYFGQLRGHATVADAITDPECRARVESLWDEAANHLTTAGLNVPDYREQLIERFENPRIVHNLAQIAIDGGTKQRMRAVPILKAELDAGRDGGGASFSIAAWIAFVLTTGEIRDTRIAEITAAKEAADPVAALVAVLDEQLSTDTEVVERIRALVTELS from the coding sequence ATGACCACGCCACTCAATCGTGCCAACGCCGATGTCCCACGGTCCGCCCCGGCGCGCCTGGTGCACCTGGGTCTCGGTGCCTTCCACCGCGCCCACCAGATCTGGTACACGCAGAATGCTGAAACCAACCCTGACCAGCCTGAGTGGGGATATGTCTCCTTCACCGGCCGTGGTACCGGCGTTGCTGATGCCCTGGCACCCCAGGATGGTCTGTACACCCTGGTCACCCGTTCTGGTGACGGGGATTCCCCGGAACTGATCACCTCGCTGGTGGAGGCGCAGCCAGCATCCAATCTCGTGCGTCTGGTGGAGTTGATGGCAGACCCGCAGGTGGCTGTGGTGTCCATGACTGTTACCGAGGCCGGTTACCATCTCAACGCAGCTGATGAGCTGGATACCGGTGGTGCCGACGTGCAACAGGACATTGCCGCTCTCACCTCCGCGCAGGGTGATACCCGGGTGGAGGAACTGGCCACCGCTGCCGGCCGGATCGTCTACGGACTCGCTGCGCGTCGTGCCGCGGGTGTGGGAGGCCTGGCCGTGATGAGCTGCGACAACATCGCAGCCAACGGTGACACCACCAGGGCCTCCATCCTGGGCATGGCTGACCAGGTTGACCGTGACCTGGCTGCCTGGATCCGGGAGAATGTCACGTTCCCCTCCACCTCGATTGATCGCATCACCCCGGCGACCGAGGCGGCACTCATCACGGAGGTGGAGGCCCAGACAGGCTTCCACGACGCTGCACCGGTGGTCACCGAGCCCTTTGCTTCCTGGATCATCGAAGGTGACTTCCCCGCCGGCCGACCAGCCTGGGAGAACGCCGGTGTCCAGTTTGTGGATGACATCGAGCAGTTCGAGCGTCGCAAGCTGTGGTTGCTCAATGGCTCCCACTCGCTGATGGCATACTTCGGCCAGCTCAGGGGTCACGCCACCGTGGCAGATGCCATCACGGATCCGGAGTGCCGTGCCCGGGTGGAAAGCCTGTGGGATGAGGCGGCAAACCACCTCACCACAGCGGGCCTCAATGTGCCTGACTACCGCGAACAGCTCATCGAGCGCTTCGAGAACCCCCGGATCGTGCACAACCTCGCCCAGATCGCCATCGACGGTGGCACCAAACAGCGCATGCGTGCGGTGCCGATCCTCAAGGCTGAACTGGACGCGGGGCGTGATGGCGGCGGTGCTTCCTTCTCCATCGCGGCGTGGATCGCCTTCGTCCTCACCACCGGGGAGATCCGCGACACCCGGATCGCCGAGATCACCGCAGCCAAGGAGGCAGCTGATCCGGTGGCTGCACTGGTGGCGGTCCTGGATGAGCAGCTCAGCACAGACACGGAGGTGGTGGAACGCATCCGCGCACTGGTCACTGAGCTCTCCTGA